In Oryza sativa Japonica Group chromosome 2, ASM3414082v1, the following are encoded in one genomic region:
- the LOC107275899 gene encoding cytochrome P450 87A3-like gives METLVCVAVWAVAMAMVVASVMWAYRWSHPRANGRLPPGSLGLPLLGETLQFFAPNTTCDISPFVKERLNRYGSIFKTSVVGRPVVVTADPEMNYYVFQQEGKLFESWYPDTFTEIFGRDNVGSLHGFMYKYLKSLVLRLYGQENLRAVLLDETDRACRTSLASWAAQPSVELKDSISAMIFDLTAKKLISYEPSKSSENLRKNFVAFIRGLISFPVDIPGTAYHECMKGRRNAMKVLKKMMRERMEEPGRQCEDFFDVLIEELGREKPVLTEGIALDLMFVLLFASFETTSLALTLGVRLLAENPTVLDALTEEHEAIVRGRKEGCDAAGLTWADYKSMTFTSQVTLEMVRLANIVPGIFRKALQDIEFKGYTIPAGWGVMVCPPAVHLNPEIYEDPLAFNPWRWQDKVEITGGSKHFMAFGGGLRFCVGTDLSKVLIATFIHHLVTKYRWKTVKGGNIVRTPGLSFPDGFHVQFFPKN, from the exons ATGGAAACACTGGTCTGTGTAGCTGTGTGGGCTGTGGCCATGGCCATGGTCGTGGCTTCCGTTATGTGGGCGTACAGATGGAGCCACCCGAGAGCAAACGGCCGGCTGCCTCCGGGCTCCCTCGGCCTCCCTCTTCTCGGCGAGACCTTGCAGTTCTTCGCACCCAACACTACCTGCGACATCTCCCCCTTTGTGAAGGAGAGGTTGAACAG GTACGGCAGTATCTTCAAGACCAGCGTCGTCGGGAggccggtggtggtgacggcggaCCCAGAGATGAACTACTACGTGTTCCAGCAGGAGGGGAAGCTGTTCGAGAGCTGGTACCCGGACACCTTCACCGAGATCTTCGGCCGCGACAACGTCGGCTCCCTCCACGGCTTCATGTACAAGTACCTCAAGAGCCTCGTGCTCCGGCTGTACGGCCAGGAGAAcctccgcgccgtgctcctcgacGAGACCGACCGCGCCTGCCGCACCAGCCTCGCCTCATGGGCGGCGCAGCCCAGCGTCGAGCTCAAGGACAGCATCTCCGCC ATGATATTTGACCTTACGGCGAAGAAGCTGATCAGCTACGAGCCGTCAAAGTCGTCGGAGAATCTGAGGAAGAACTTCGTCGCCTTCATCCGCGGGCTCATCTCGTTCCCGGTGGACATCCCCGGCACTGCATATCATGAGTGCATGAAG GGGAGGAGGAACGCGATGAAggtgctgaagaagatgatgagggAGAGGATGGAGGAGCCGGGGAGGCAATGCGAGGACTTCTTCGACGTGCTGATCGAGGAGCTGGGGCGGGAGAAGCCCGTGCTGACGGAGGGCATCGCGCTCGACCTCATGTTCGTCCTCCTCTTCGCCAGCTTCGAGACCACGTCGCTGGCGCTCACGCTCGGCGTCCGCCTCCTCGCCGAGAACCCCACGGTGCTCGACGCGCTAACG GAGGAGCATGAGGCGATTGTTAGGGGCAGGAAGGAGGGGTGTGATGCCGCAGGCCTCACGTGGGCAGATTACAAGTCGATGACCTTCACGTCTCAG GTCACGTTGGAGATGGTAAGGTTAGCAAACATCGTCCCGGGGATTTTTCGGAAGGCCTTGCAGGACATTGAATTCAAAG GCTACACCATTCCAGCAGGATGGGGAGTCATGGTGTGCCCTCCAGCAGTGCACTTAAATCCCGAAATATATGAAGATCCGTTAGCGTTTAATCCATGGAGGTGGCAG GACAAGGTTGAGATCACCGGTGGTTCGAAGCATTTCATGGCCTTTGGAGGTGGCCTCCGTTTCTGTGTTGGAACTGATCTCAGCAAGGTGTTGATTGCAACTTTCATACACCACCTGGTGACAAAATACAG ATGGAAGACAGTAAAAGGAGGTAACATAGTCCGTACCCCCGGCCTCAGCTTCCCAGATGGATTCCATGTTCAGTTCTTCCCTAAGAACTGA
- the LOC4330300 gene encoding probable methyltransferase PMT15, translating to MGVRPAATKLNISPAAARRPSSFLPIATVALLCSASYFLGAWQHGGFSSPSASPSSVSVATAVACTTTTTATTRSATRPRKRTPAGQGQALDFSAHHAAAADGAVLSSSGDSAATRRYQACPARYSEYTPCEDVKRSLRYPRERLVYRERHCPTGRERLRCLVPAPSGYRNPFPWPASRDVAWFANVPHKELTVEKAVQNWIRVDGDKFRFPGGGTMFPHGADAYIDDIGKLIPLHDGSVRTALDTGCGVASWGAYLLSRDILAMSFAPRDSHEAQVQFALERGVPAMIGVLASNRLTYPARAFDMAHCSRCLIPWHLYDGLYLIEVDRVLRPGGYWILSGPPINWKKYWKGWERTKEDLNAEQQAIEAVARSLCWKKIKEAGDIAVWQKPANHASCKASRKSPPFCSHKNPDAAWYDKMEACVTPLPEVSDASEVAGGALKKWPQRLTAVPPRISRGSIKGVTSKAFVQDTELWRKRIQHYKGVINQFEQKGRYRNVLDMNAGLGGFAAALASDPLWVMNMVPTVGNSSTLGVVYERGLIGSYQDWCEGMSTYPRTYDLIHADSVFTLYKNRCEMDIILLEMDRILRPEGTVIIRDDVDMLVKVKSAADGMRWDSQIVDHEDGPLVREKILLVVKTYWTAKEQDQ from the exons ATGGGGGTCCGCCCGGCGGCCACCAAGCTGAAcatctcccccgccgccgcgcggcgccccTCCTCCTTCCTGCCCATCGCCACCGTGGCGCTCCTCTGCTCCGCGTCCTACTTCCTCGGCGCGTGGCAGCACGGTggcttctcctccccctccgcctccccatcctccgtctccgtcgccaccgctgtcgcctgcaccaccaccaccaccgccaccacccgcTCCGCCACGCGGCCGCGGAAGCGGACGCCCGCGGGGCAGGGGCAGGCGCTCGACTTCTCGGCGCAccacgcggcggccgcggacgGCGCCGTGCTCAGCTCGTCCGGGGAttcggcggcgacgcggaggtACCAGGCGTGCCCGGCCAGGTACTCGGAGTACACCCCGTGCGAGGACGTGAAGCGGTCGCTGCGGTACCCGCGGGAGCGGCTGGTGTACCGGGAGCGGCACTGCCCCACGGGGCGGGAGCGGCTGCGCTGCCTCGTGCCGGCGCCTTCCGGGTACCGCAACCCGTTCCCGTGGCCCGCCAGCCGCGACGTCGCGTGGTTCGCCAATGTGCCGCACAAGGAGCTCACCGTCGAGAAGGCGGTGCAGAACTGGATTCGCGTCGACGGCGACAAGTTCAGGTTCCCAGGCGGCGGGACCATGTTCccccacggcgccgacgcgtACATCGACGACATTGGGAAGCTCATCCCGCTCCACGACGGCTCCGTCCGCACCGCGCTCGACACCGGCTGCGGG GTGGCGAGCTGGGGCGCGTATCTGCTGTCCCGCGACATCCTGGCCATGTCCTTCGCGCCGCGGGACTCCCACGAGGCGCAGGTGCAGTTCGCGCTGGAGCGCGGCGTGCCGGCCATGATCGGCGTGCTCGCCTCCAACCGCCTCACCTACCCGGCCCGCGCCTTCGACATGGCGCACTGCTCCCGCTGCCTCATCCCCTGGCACCTCTACG ATGGGTTGTATCTGATCGAGGTTGACCGTGTTCTGCGGCCGGGAGGGTACTGGATCCTGTCCGGGCCGCCGATCAACTGGAAGAAGTACTGGAAAGGGTGGGAGAGGACCAAGGAGGACCTGAACGCCGAGCAGCAGGCTATCGAAGCCGTCGCCAGGAGCCTCTGCTGGAAGAAGATCAAGGAGGCTGGCGACATCGCTGTCTGGCAGAAGCCTGCCAACCACGCCAGCTGCAAGGCCTCCCGCAAGTCCCCGCCTTTCTGCTCCCACAAAAACCCCGACGCGGCATG GTATGACAAGATGGAGGCCTGCGTGACGCCGCTCCCGGAGGTCTCAGACGCCAGCGAGGTCGCTGGTGGCGCGCTGAAGAAATGGCCGCAGCGGCTCACCGCCGTGCCGCCCAGGATATCTAGAGGTAGCATCAAGGGCGTGACATCGAAAGCGTTTGTGCAGGACACCGAGCTGTGGAGGAAGCGGATTCAGCACTACAAGGGGGTGATCAATCAGTTCGAGCAGAAAGGACGATACCGCAATGTGCTCGACATGAACGCCGGCCTCGGCGGTTTCGCCGCGGCATTGGCCAGCGACCCCTTGTGGGTCATGAACATGGTCCCTACCGTTGGTAACTCCTCCACGCTTGGGGTGGTCTACGAGCGTGGGCTCATTGGAAGCTACCAGGACTG GTGCGAGGGCATGTCCACTTATCCACGGACGTACGATCTCATCCATGCGGACTCGGTCTTCACCTTGTACAAGAACAG GTGCGAGATGGATATCATCCTGCTGGAGATGGACAGGATCCTGAGGCCCGAGGGCACGGTGATCATCAGAGACGACGTGGACATGCTGGTGAAGGTGAAGAGCGCCGCGGACGGGATGAGGTGGGACAGCCAGATCGTCGACCATGAAGATGGCCCGCTCGTCCGGGAGAAGATCCTCCTGGTCGTCAAGACGTACTGGACAGCCAAGGAGCAAGACCAATAG